In one Neorhizobium sp. NCHU2750 genomic region, the following are encoded:
- a CDS encoding site-specific integrase, protein MVSARKAASLTGVERRAVELDTIASVLPIDRRDELAELLTDSDIETLRHLVNEGMGANTLRALTSDLAYIEAWALATTRRSLPWPAPEALLLKFVAQHLWNPEKRAADPDHGMPADVAENLRRQKFLKSSGPHAPATVRRRLANWSTLTKWRGLDGAFTSPALKSAIRLAVRAVPRTRKRKSAKAVTGDILAKLLATCSTDSLRDLRDRAILMVAFASGGRRRSEIAGLRVEQLAEEPPIAVAGGSPLPSLAIHLGRTKTTNGEQDDVVYLTGRPVDALNAWIAAAKIDGGSVFRGIGRWGTVSKRALDPQSVNAILKQRAEMAGLEAGEFSAHGLRSGYLTEAANRGIPLPEAMEQSRHRSIQQASSYYNSATRRSGRAARLLQYD, encoded by the coding sequence ATGGTTTCCGCCAGAAAAGCCGCCAGTCTGACCGGTGTCGAGCGCCGCGCCGTCGAGCTCGACACGATCGCGTCCGTGCTGCCGATCGACCGGCGCGATGAACTCGCCGAGCTGCTGACCGACAGCGATATCGAAACGCTGCGCCATCTCGTCAACGAAGGCATGGGCGCCAACACGCTACGGGCCCTCACCTCCGATCTTGCCTATATCGAAGCCTGGGCCCTGGCGACGACAAGAAGATCACTGCCCTGGCCGGCGCCCGAGGCGCTCCTGCTGAAGTTTGTGGCACAGCATCTGTGGAATCCCGAAAAGCGCGCCGCCGATCCCGATCATGGTATGCCGGCCGATGTCGCCGAAAACCTGCGTCGCCAAAAATTTCTGAAATCGTCAGGCCCGCATGCGCCGGCGACCGTGCGCCGCCGCCTGGCCAACTGGTCGACGCTGACCAAATGGCGCGGCCTCGATGGCGCCTTCACCTCCCCTGCCCTCAAATCCGCCATTCGTCTCGCCGTGCGCGCGGTCCCGCGGACCCGGAAGCGGAAGAGCGCCAAGGCCGTGACTGGCGATATTTTGGCAAAGCTGCTGGCAACCTGCTCGACCGACAGTCTCCGCGATCTGCGGGATCGGGCGATCCTGATGGTGGCCTTTGCCTCCGGCGGCCGCCGACGCAGCGAGATCGCCGGGCTGCGCGTCGAGCAGCTGGCGGAAGAGCCACCGATCGCGGTGGCGGGCGGCTCTCCCCTCCCCTCTCTCGCCATCCATCTCGGCCGCACCAAGACGACCAACGGTGAACAGGATGATGTGGTCTATCTGACCGGGCGGCCGGTCGATGCGCTGAATGCGTGGATCGCGGCGGCCAAGATTGATGGCGGCAGTGTGTTTCGGGGGATCGGGCGCTGGGGTACGGTTTCGAAGCGGGCGCTTGATCCGCAGTCGGTGAATGCGATCCTGAAACAGCGGGCGGAGATGGCTGGGTTGGAGGCTGGGGAGTTTTCCGCGCACGGGCTCCGATCGGGTTATCTGACGGAAGCCGCCAATCGCGGGATCCCACTCCCCGAGGCCATGGAGCAGTCACGCCATCGTTCGATCCAACAAGCGTCAAGCTATTACAACAGCGCAACGAGACGTAGCGGCCGAGCAGCAAGGCTGCTGCAGTATGACTAA